From Molothrus ater isolate BHLD 08-10-18 breed brown headed cowbird chromosome 8, BPBGC_Mater_1.1, whole genome shotgun sequence, a single genomic window includes:
- the TDRD1 gene encoding LOW QUALITY PROTEIN: tudor domain-containing protein 1 (The sequence of the model RefSeq protein was modified relative to this genomic sequence to represent the inferred CDS: deleted 1 base in 1 codon), with product MAAPRAAGQQHRPRSAPGHRGPTWAGRNERLGPAGSACRRRWPAGAAASHLPAGGPRVSARPCFPRGQRRRRGGGPGYLAHSHLWSYSNVNLYVMPEPLNLQHNKVADTDLSNRVTGSSMEDKTGRENCIAAADKENTVSHSNWINGKPKKLQCSSKSAFSICYDKSFLSLLVPPPKGGTCHRCGLFGKLRCSQCLQTYYCSADCQKKDWPAHRVVCDPLKQNLSHSKTKTGVYLKEEVRLSFAVDVVLPDSDCLNKVPLEMKSHLTSGSDAKVDSPRVSENHSKGGEKKIPEDEDSSHNVNSITKFVSLSIGEEFSGVVSHIQSPDTFFCQRMQSARQLAELEASLNEYCGKIPSTPSFRPAAGNVCCAQFTEDNLWYRAAVTAYASEDTVLVDYMDYGNSDSLPLTRLRPIIPSLMDLPAQAIRCSLAGVNPPFGAWTSEGTCYMKRLVKDKVLTVKVVDKENSKSVVELTDASGTPVINVSSLLLEGGFAAEELSMALPAARGSDVEQAKEDTTNKRMCKWIKLTLNQTLSVIVCTVYNPGEFYCQISNSHELLALNSLNKTLSEYCQKTPPDVFEPENGDPCCAFYSEDGNWYRAVVQNVTSDGSVRVSFVDYGNTEHVPRDNIRQISSSFLKLPFQAIKCWLSGIKPGNSKWNPEATRRFHMYTSGLELQATVTSLSEDGAGVVLTDNSTDCPTIINEILTSEKLVVKEVLQDKNDFPNTSVDQKAASLGHWKSIELAVDETMSVCVTEVVSPDLFYAVPFPNKGQKKLFKELVSLEDYCRSCNKQPFQPKLGEACCAQFSGNGNWYRAVVLEASQSAVKVLYGDYGNTETLPLSKVLPITDSYLKLPFQTITCSLAGIEKAEWSPLVLDTLKKLLLKQHVTITVKGINGNVNLVTVEKHLDNGYVNVADKLLKEGLVTSCSAKNSHSEHQGNEGEISCCCKELKVQVRFTPSNTSFFMFPEFKRNPV from the exons ATGGCGGCACCGCGGGCGGccgggcagcagcacaggccccGCTCCGCCCCTGGGCACCGGGGTCCCACCTGGGCGGGGCGGAATGAGCGGCTCGGGCCCGCCGGGAGCGCCTGCAGACGTCGCTGGCCTGCGGGGGCCGCTGCTTCTCATCTTCCCGCTGGCGGTCCTCGAGTGAGCGCCCGGCCCTGCTTCCCGCGT GGGCAGCGCCGACGGCGAGGCGGCGGCCCGGG TTACCTGGCCCACAGCCACCTTTGGTCATACTCTAATGTCAACCTTTACGTGATGCCAGAACCACTTAATCTTCAACATAACAAAGTTGCAGATACAGATTTAAGCAACAGGGTCACAG GAAGTTCTATGGAAGACAAAACTGGTAGAGAGAACTGCATAGCTGCAGCTGATAAAGAAAATACT GTGTCACATTCTAATTGGATTAATGGGAAGCCAAAGAAATTGCAATGTTCCTCTAAGAGTGCTTTTTCTATTTGCTATGATAAGAGTTTCTTGAGTTTGTTAGTACCACCCCCTAAAGGGGGCACTTGCCATCGTTGTGGTCTGTTTG gaaAGCTCAGATGCTCACAGTGTCTGCAAACATACTATTGCTCTGCAGACTGTCAGAAAAAAGACTGGCCAGCACACAGAGTAGTTTGTGATCCCCTTAAACAGAA TTTAAGTCATAGCAAAACCAAGACAGGAGTTTATCTTAAG GAGGAAGTGAGGTTGAGTTTTGCTGTAGATGTTGTACTTCCAGATTCTG ACTGCCTAAATAAAGTTCCCTTAGAAATGAAGTCTCATTTAACTTCAGGAAGTGATGCCAAAGTAGACTCTCCAAGAG TATCAGAAAACCATTCAAAgggaggtgaaaaaaaaatacctgaagATGAAGACTCTTCTCACAATGTTAATTCAATTACCAAGTTTGTCTCTTTAAGTATTGGAGAAGAATTTTCTGGTGTGGTTTCTCACATTCAAAGTCCAGACACCTTTTTTTGTCAGCGAATGCAAAGTGCCC GTCAACTTGCTGAGCTTGAAGCATCCCTTAATGAATACTGTGGCAAAATTCCCAGTACTCCATCTTTCCGTCCTGCTGCTGGCAAcgtgtgctgtgcccagttcaCAG AAGACAACCTTTGGTATCGTGCTGCTGTTACAGCTTATGCTTCTGAAGACACTGTTTTGGTGGACTATATGGATTATGGTAATTCCGACTCTCTTCCACTGACCAGACTTCGACCTATAATTCCAAGCTTGATGGACTTGCCAGCTCAAGCCATAAGATGTAGCCTGGCAG GTGTAAACCCACCCTTCGGAGCATGGACCTCCGAAGGTACTTGCTACATGAAAAGACTGGTGAAAGACAAAGTGTTGACAGTAAAAGTAGTGGATAAAGAGAATTCTAAATCCGTGGTGGAGCTTACAGATGCCTCAGGTACTCCAGTAATAAATGTATCAAGCCTTCTCCTTGAGGGAGGCTTTGCAGCTGAGGAGTTGAGCATGGCCTTACCAGCAGCCAGAGGGAGTGATGTTGAGCAAGCCAAGG AGGacacaacaaacaaaagaaTGTGCAAGTGGATTAAATTAACTCTTAACCAAACACTCAGTGTCATAGTGTGTACAGTGTACAATCCTGGAGAATTCTACTGTCAGATTTCAAACAGCCATG aGTTACTTGCTCTAAACTCACTTAACAAAACATTGTCTGAATACTGTCAGAAAACACCACCAGATGTTTTTGAGCCTGAGAATGGAGACCCTTGCTGTGCTTTTTACTCTG AGGATGGTAACTGGTACCGTGCTGTGGTGCAAAATGTCACTTCAGATGGAAGTGTTCGAGTGAGCTTTGTGGACTATGGGAACACTGAGCATGTACCACGGGATAACATCCGACAGATCTCGTCCTCTTTCCTAAAACTTCCATTTCAAGCAATTAAATGCTGGCTCTCAG GTATAAAGCCTGGAAACAGCAAGTGGAATCCAGAAGCTACAAGAAGATTTCATATGTACACTTCAGGCTTAGAGCTTCAAGCCACAGTAACTTCCCTTTCTGAGGATGGGGCAGGTGTAGTGCTTACTGATAATTCCACAGATTGTCCAACAATTATCAATGAGATACTAACTTCAGAAAAACTGGTTGTGAAGGAAGTTCTACAAGATAAAAATGACTTTCCAAACACATCTGTTGACCAGAAAG CAGCCTCACTTGGGCACTGGAAGTCAATTGAATTGGCTGTAGATGAAACCATGTCTGTCTGTGTAACTGAAGTTGTAAGCCCAGACTTGTTCTATGCTGTACCATTTCCAAATAAAG GTCAAAAGAAGCTCTTTAAGGAGCTGGTTTCACTGGAAGACTATTGTAGATCTTGCAACAAGCAgcccttccaaccaaaactgGGTGAAGCCTGTTGTGCTCAGTTTTCAG GTAATGGCAATTGGTACAGAGCTGTTGTTCTGGAAGCTTCCCAGTCTGCAGTGAAAGTTCTGTATGGAGACTATGGCAACACAGAAACTTTACCCCTTTCAAAGGTGCTGCCGATCACTGATTCCTATTTAAAGCTGCCTTTTCAGACTATTACATGTTCACTTGCAG GAATAGAGAAAGCTGAGTGGTCTCCATTAGTGCTTGACACGTTGAAAAAACTGTTATTGAAGCAACATGTCACAATTACAGTGAAAGGGATTAATGGAAATGTTAATTTAGTAACAGTGGAGAAGCACTTGGACAATGGTTATGTGAATGTAGCTGACAAACTGCTAAAGGAGGGTTTGGTCACATCCTGCAGTGCTAAAAACTCACACAGTGAACATCAAG GTAATGAAGGTGagatcagctgctgctgcaaagaaTTAAAAGTGCAAGTAAGATTTACTCCAAGCAATACTTCCTTTTTTATGTTTCCAGAATTCAAAAGAAACCCTGTGTAG